In Nitrospira sp. MA-1, the genomic window CTCCGCCATGTGAGTAGGTCTCTCTGATCAAAAGGGAAGGGCATGTGGTTTCAGTTGTATGCTGATTGGAGGTCGAACTAGTGAGGAGTTTTTCTGTCCCAAAAGAGTGAAGTTTTCCGCATTGTATCATGAACTGCCCTGTATGGTTAACCTGACGATTGGATGGATTTTAAATCGGGCGTTGGTTCCGCAGGAAATGGTAACCGTGCAAAGGTATAGAGAAACTGATTGATATGATCCACGATTTTGGTGGCCGCCCGGTGTGGAATGTCTGACCCTTCCAATGTGATCCACAGGATGCCGGGTTCCTTCTGAAACCACGTCATCTGTCGTTTGGCGAAGTGACGGGTATCCCGTTTTAATAATCGCACAGCTTCTTCATAAGAATAGTCACCGGCTAAGTATCCTGAAAACTGTCGATAGCCGAGCCCTTTCATGGAGCCCAGCTCTCGAGAAAATCCTTGATTCATGAGGGATTGCGTTTCTTCCACAAGTCCCTTCTGAATTTCCCAATCAACGCGTGTTTCTATTCGCTGATACAGGGTCTGGCGTTCCATGGTGAGCCCGATCAATAAATATGGATATGGAGCGTCGTCAAACCGGTGTTGCTGCTGAATGACCGATAGCGGTGTCCCGAGAATGCGATACACTTCAAGGGCGCGTTGGACCTTCGGCTGGTCATTGGGATGTAGCCGTTGTGCGAGTTCGGGGTCCACCTGTTGAAGCTTTTTATAAAGAAAAGCCGGTCCCTGAGCTTTGGCTTCTTGGGCTAATTCACTCCGAATAATCCAATTGGCGGGTGGACCTGGGCAAAGACCACGTAAGAGGGCCCGAATATAGAGTCCGGTGCCTCCGATGACAAGGGGCAGGAGACCTAGGCGGTGCAGGCGGGCAATGTCTTGGGTCGCGTGAAGCCGGAAGTCGCCCGCGTTAAAGGATTGACCTGGATCGACGAGATCAATTAAGCGATGAGGAATATTTTGCTGTTCTGCTAATGAGGGTTTATCGGTACCAATGTCCATTCCACGATAGACCTGTCGGGAGTCTGCGGTTAAAATTTCCGTGTGGAGAATTTTGGCGACTTCAATCCCGATGCGGCTTTTCCCGATTGCGGTTGGTCCCACAATAGCGACGATGGGTTTCCATGCTGTGATAATGTCGGCCTGTTTCATGAACAATCAGCGAATGAGCCTTATTTCAATGGGCGGGCAAATATTGTGTGCAATTCTTCCAACGAATGTTTAATGGCCACTCGCCTCCCATGAGGACAGGTCATCGGAAAGCTTTCTTGTGCCCAGTCCTGTAAAAGGATGGTGATTTCCGCCTGGGTCATGGGGCGTCCGGCTTGCACGGCACTTTGACAGGCCATTGTGGCCAGAATGGGTTTAATCGTGTTGTCCAGCGCATCTGTGGATTGCCACTCCGAGAGTTCATCCAATAATTCCAGGATCAGGGAACCAACTGATATATTTCCTAACATGGCTGGAATGGCTCGCACAACATAAGACGTGGTTCCAAATCGTTCCACATCCAATCCTGCTTGAGCCAGAAAAGGTAGCCATTCTTCCAATAACTCTCCCTGGTGGGGAAGAAGTTCAACCGGCTCAGGGATGAGCAAGCTTTGTTGGAGAATTTCTTTTTTCTTCCATGACCGAAGCAGTCTCTCAAAGCGTACTCGTTCATGGGCCGTGTGTTGGTCGACAATGAATAAATCCTGATCGATTTGACCAAGAAGATAGGTGTGATGAATTTGCCCGAGAGAATGCACCTCACATGGCTGCTCCCTAGTCCCATAGACCGATGGCGGCTCCTGGACAAAAAGAGAAAGAGGGTAAGGTCGATTGGTGCCCCTACGAGGGAATTCGGACCCATGCTGGAATGAAGCCGGCGCGACGTTCATTGATCCTGGTGTTGTTCTGGGTAAATGAGGAGTAACTGGGTCAGGGGCTTCCTTGTGCTCATTGGATATGATGTCGGGTGAGGGTTGCGAGAAAAAGAGAGCTTTAATGCCACGGAGAACCCCCATATGTACGAACTCTGGATGGGAGAAGCGAACCTCCCGTTTAGTCGGGTGGACATTGATATCGATTGACTGGGGATCAAGATGGATAAATACGATATATTGTGGGTGTTTCCCTTTTGGTAAAAAGGATCCGTAGGCTTCATGCACAGCATGGGAAATAGTCGTATTTTTTATAGGGCGGCCATTAACAAAAATTTCCTGTGGCGCACGAGACGTTCGTGCATGGTGAGGACTGACAGTAAACCCTGTGAGTTGAAATGAACCGGCGTTATAGGTGACGGGGAGAAAGCGTTCAAGGAAGTCCGGTCCGTAGATCTGTAATAATCGGTCTTGCAGTGAGGATACAGCAGGATACTCCAGCACCGTATGATTCTGGTGGCGTAATCGAAAGTGGATCCCTGGGTGCATGGCTGCCGCCTGTTGGACGACATAACAAATTTTAGAAAATTCGGTGGGAACAGTCTTGAGAAATTTCAGCCGCCCTGGAGTATTAAAGAAAAGATCACGTACCTCCACTTGAGTCCCCAGCGGGCCGGTATAGTCCCAAACCTCCCATGCTACTCCCCCCATTGACTGGGTCTCCGTACCAAGGGGGCTTTCGGGGGAAACCGTCTTTAAGGAAAAACGGGAAACGGAGGCGATGCTGGGAAGGGCTTCTCCTCGGAAACCCATTGTCAGGAGTGTCAAGAGATCTTCTTCGGATCGGAGTTTGCTTGTTGCAAAGCGTTGACAGGCCAGTTGAGCATCCGTTCGCGTCATTCCTGCCCCATTATCCATGACGCGAATGACCCGTCGACCACCTTCTTCAACCTCAACGGTGATCAACGTGCTGCCGGCATCCAGACTGTTATCGATAAGTTCTTTCACCACGGAGGCGGGTCGTTCAACCACTTCTCCTGCGGCAATACGACACGACACGCTATCTGGAAGAATGTGAACTTTTCCAGTTACGGTCGAAGACATGGGATTCAAAGCACAAGGTATTGAGTGTGAAAAATAGATTGCGAAGGCTTGCAGAGGATCAAGACAGCCCGGATTTTTTTAATTGCTCTTTCGCTTGGGTGGATTCTGGTGAATCGGGGTAATCCTGGATGATAGAGTTCCACAGTTCCTGAGCTTTTGATCGTTGGTCGATCTCAAGCATTATTTGTCCGAGCTTATATAACGCGTGGCTCCGGTATTTGCTGCTAGGATAGCGGCTGATGACTTGTTCCAGGGCCTGCTTGGCAGCGTCATAGTGTTTTTGCACGTAGAACGTTTCCCCAAGGTAGTAATAGGCTTGAGGGGTTAAGGTGGTCGACGGATAATTTGTGACAAATCGTTTGAATTCTACCGAGGCCCGGTCATAATTTCCGTTGAGAAAAACCTTATAGGCTGACCGAAAAGCCGACGCCTCATTTTCCGCCCCCGCACGCTCTTCAGGGGATGCAGGTAATCCCGTCTGGGCTTCCTTCGGATTTGACGCAGGGTTTGCAGGGTTAGGAGTCGTGGATTCCGGGGATTCCGATACAGATCGAGGTTGATGAATTACGTTGTCTATGCGGCTTTCCAGAGCCTTTACCCGAATGGACAGGTCTTGGTCACGGCGTTGAGTGGTGGAACGGGTTTGTTCAATTTGTTCTCGGAGCAGAGCACTGGTCCGTTCCAGCTTTTCTAAAAGGTGGCGAGTATCCAGGCTGGCCTCTTCCTCCGTTTTAATGAGCTCTCCCACTAAGAAATCATGTTCATCCAATTGCGATTCAACCGTTTCCATTCGGTCGATTATTTGTTTTTCCTGCTTGTGGGACGCTTCCTGTTGAACCATGAGTGTTTGGACCTGTTTTTGGATGTCAGTTAGATTGGGCTCTGTTGCGCAACCCCATCCGCCCGTGAGGGATAACCCTATTAAAATGGCCGTTTTGGAAAATGTGTGAGTCATGAAATACCGGCCTCGGCTACAAAAGATGTGGTGGAACCTAATTAACCTTCAACTGGTATCTTATCAATTGCCAGGGCGTTAAGACAAAGGGGGCATATGACGGTATAGAGATATACTCGGCCTTTCCTTGAGAATATTAAGTAATGGTGAAGCCTATTTTTGCGGTTTGGGGCTTTGCAGGCGATTTACCCTCTGGGCCAATTGACCCAGTCGATCCTCATGCTGGTCCACTCGCTCACCTAATTTGGTTCCAATGGTATTAATCACATCACGCAATTTATTGACGGTTTCTGTTAACTGATTGAGGTGGGTCAGATTGGTTTGCGAGGTATCGGCAGTCCCTTGGACCTGTTGGAAAGAGGTCATGGCCCGATTCAGCCGCTGTTCTTGGTTTTCAATACGAGCATTCAGCTTTGTACTGACATTTTCCAATGCTTGGGCGACTGATTGGATTCCGCTGTTGACTTCTTGGAGGTGGGTATTGGTCATCTGGGTGTCAGAGTCGATTTTCCCCACCAGCCCGGATTGATGGGTTTCCAGATCTTTTAATCGTGACCCAATGTGGTCGGCCGTCTGGTTGAGTTGATCTACAAGCTGGTTGACCGTCTGCAACTGTTGTTTTTGGTCCTGGACGTCTCGTTTCAACTGTTGGAATTGTTGAACGGACTGATTGAGTACTTGTCCCGCCTCTTCTTGTTTGGCCAGGCGGCTGGAGAGTGATTGCCTGGTTTGGTCAAGAGCTTGGGTAATGGAGTTGAGGCTGGCATTTACCTCGACCAGATGAGCCGATGTTTTTTGGGTATTGGATTGGAGTTGCTCGGTCAATGCGGTTTGGTGTGATTCAACCGTATTCATGCGTTCCGAAAGTCGTCCCGCTTGTTGAATAATTTCATCTCCGCGTTTCCCAAGTAAACTCCCCATGACTTCCTGGGCTTCCCGAAGCTTGAGAACTGATTGGGAAAGATCTTGTACGTGAGAAGCATCCGCTTGTACGTGTGTCCCCAAGGCTTCCATGTCTTTTTGTAGGGAATCAATTTGCGCAAGCTTGGGGGCTTGCTGGGTATTAATTTCGGCAACTAGCTGGGCCATGGCTGCATTCACATCCTGTTCCAGATAGGTCCGAAGGGCTTGGGTGTCGGCGGCAAGTTTGTCCTGAAGGATCGTGACCTGATTTTCCAACTGAGTGACTTGTCTTGATTGTTCATCAAGTCTGGCACTGAGCAACTCTCCCGATTTCTCTATTCCTCCCTGAACCTGTAGTATCGAACCGGACAGTTTTTCTGTTCGAGATTGCACGACTCCGAGGTCTTGTCGTTGTCCTGATAAATCTGTTTGGACCTGTCCAATTGTTGTTCCGAGGCTTGTCAGTGTGTCTTTAAATTGGGAAAGGGAATTCTGAAATTCGCCCATGTTCGTGGTTAATGCCTGATTGTTTTCATCAACCTGTTGGGCAAGGGTCGTATTGTGGGTTTTGACCGTTTGCAGGTCTTCCCCCTGTGCCTGAATCGTTGATTGAATCGATTGGACATCAGATTTTAATGTGTCTGTTTGGTTCGTATAGTCCTTTTTGAGATCTTGGAGACTTTTTTCAGTTTCTTCCAATTTTCCGTATAAACTCGCCACATCCTTCTCTTGGAGGAGCGTGGCTTTTTGATTAATAGAAGCCAGATTGCCGCGAGTTTTTTGCGCTTCCTCATTCATCTTGATCAGTTGTGCCTTAGTTTCATCAACTTGTAAGCCAAGGGCCTTTTTTTCATCCTTGATCTTAGCAATCTGTAGTTCTAAGTCTTTTTGAATTCGGGCAAGGTCAGCTTGTTGGGCCACGCAGCCTGTAACCAATAAACTAGAGACCCCACATACCACTATCCACTTGAGAGGGAAAGATGATGGCAACTGTCTTGAAACATTTCGCAAGGTCAGCCCTATATTCACTCTGGAATTATTCCTCCATGTTTTCCGAAAACCAGTCGATTGAAGGATTGCTAATTTTGAACTAGCAAATGTCCCCGTCGGTTCAATTGGTAGCATACCTCTGTGGTGTCCTGGCAAAATGGCTTGTCTTTCCCATAGGAAATGACCGTCAATCGTGAAGGATCAACACCCAATTGAGAGAGAAAATCCCGAACGGCCATGGCTCGTTTTTTCCCAAGCACCATGTTATAGGCCTGCGTCCCACGTTGATCGGAATGTCCTTCAATAATTAAAAGTGATGAGGAATCGTTGGTGAGCCAGGCCATGTCCCGTTCGAGAGAATCCTTAGCTTCCTCGGTGAGAGCCCAACTATCAAATTGAAAAAAGACATCCTCTAAACCAGCAGATATGGTGGCCAATTCTTCCTCTTGAATTTTATCCAACTGCTCTCGAATGATCTCTGACGGTTCAGCTTTCGCTACTTGAAGTGTTTCTGGAATTGGTTCCGTGTCTTTTGGCAGATTTGAGAGATCATTTTGGAATTCCGTCTGGGAGGTGAAGGGCGACGTCCCTGATTGGTCTTGATCTGAACCGTTCATGCCTGAAGAACTTGATTGAGTTGAGATGTCATTTCCATCATTAAATGGGGTCAATGGACCGGCACTACTACTTGTATCAATTTCAGAGTCTTTCTCGGGAGCGATACCCGCTTGAGAGTTCTGCTTGAACCATTGATCCATATGGTTGGGGTCGTAGCCAAAATTGAGAGGGTCAACCGGAGCAATTGGGTGAACGGCATCTGCCCGAACTTCCTCGGTGGAAGCGCCTTGCCCTGCCAGGGAAGATTCATCAATTGAGGTTCCTGCTACCTTTGCTGAATCGCCGTCTAATTCTGATGTCTCAGTCTCTTCGCCAGGGGAACCGGAGGCGGTGGAAACGTGGATTCGTTTTTCCCCACATCCCGACATACTGACGAGTGAAAGACCGATAATGCCAAGTAGTGAAATCACGCGAATGGCTGGGCGCATAAAACGACTCCTTTTTTGAACTATCACGGTGGTTGTTTCGTAAATTATGGTTGAAATGGCGACCAAGAGGGAGAGCTGAGATGTTCTCCTGCCGAGGAAATTTTCTCCAATCCGGCTCCCTCACTAGTGATGATGTATAATTGACTTTCTCCTCTTCGAATCGAACTAAAGACAATATGGCGTCCATTTGGAGCCCAGGAAGGAGAATCATCAATGCTTTGCCCGTTGGTGATTTGTTTCCGTTGTTCCCCATTCGGACTGATGCGGCATAATTTAAATCCCTCACTTGGCACCCGGCACACATAGACGATCCAATCTCCCTTTGGAGACCATGCTGGCGCCGCGTTGTAATCTCCATCAAAGGTTAAGCGACGGACGTTCAAGCCCTCGGCATCCATGATGTAAATTTGGGGGCGGCCTCCCCGATCTGAAGTGAAGGCCAGATGTCGCCCGTCTGGAGACCATGACGGGGACAAATCTGCGCTATTGTGCGAGGTTAACTGCTTCACGCTTCTACTGTCCAATTCTATCTGATATAGATCCGAGTTGCCATCTTGGGCAGCGGAGTAGGCAATAGATTTTCCATTAGGAGCAAAGGAGGCCGTAATGTTCAAGCTGGCTGGCGAAACCAAAATTTCCTCCCGACCGGTAGCCAATTCCCTTTTCATAATGAGTTGTTTGCGATCACGATATGCGGTGTAAATAAGCGATTTCCGGTCCGGGGCCCAGGTAGGCATGAGGTTTAAATACCCGTCAGCCGTGACCTGTTGCGGATCATACCCATCGTAATCCATGACAAAAAGCTCTCGTCCATTCTCTTTTTGACCTACAAATGCGATTTTCGTCCTGGCAATACCCTGCTCGCCGGTATATCGATAGACCAGTTCGTCTGCCCACCGATGGGCCATCAAGCGAGTGAGGGTTTCTGTCGTTTTGAGGGAAAAGTACCGTTTCCCGGTCAATACCTCCTGTTGTCCCGGATCAAATGCGCAGGCATCCAGGATAATTCCCTGGACTCCGTTTGAAGTCCCTCCTACTCCTATTCTTCCCCACGTAGAGACCGTCACTTTTTGGAAGTGCGGTGCCAAATTTGATGAGAGACTCATACATTTATTGTCAGAAAAATCTCCTTTGGCAGGAGGTAATTCAGCAATTGAAAATATTTGTGAGCGTTTGAGATCCGCTTTAAGGACGGATGGGACCTGAGTCTCAATGTCTTCTGAGAGACCGGTATCCCGTTGGACAGGGGAGAATCCCATTACCCAAATAGGGATTTTTTGGAATTCTGAACGTGTGGCTTTGAGATCCGCTTCCTCTCCATGAAGAAAGGCTGGGGATACGGTAATTACAGAAAAGGCAAGCAGAGCCAGGATGGCATACGGAGGTTTGAGTGCATTTTTCATAATATAGGTGGTGTCCTTAACTAATCCTTTTGATCCGTTTTGATAAATTGAAAACGCACATCCAGGAAAGCATCAGAAATATCAGGTGGAAATGGGGGTAAGGGATTGACCGCATTTACCGCCCGTTGAGCGGCGGAATCGTAATATCCATTTCCTGAACCTTTATCAATGCGAATCTGGGAAATTTTTCCAGTTCGAAAAATACGGAATTTGAGCACCACTAACGGAGCATTTGCAACGAGTGGGGTTCTTCTCCACTGATCCTGAATGAGGTCCTGGATCATTCCATAATAATGATTTGTTCCCGCAGAAGACTGAGCCGCAGTATTCCTGGAATTTGAAGTGGGTTGCACTTCCAGGAGTTGGAGGCGATTTTTAATCGATTCAACCGGCGTGACGTCGGGAATGGATAATTTTGCAATTCGTTGATCCATTTCTGACTGCACCGGTTGGGTTTGTGCTGAAGAAGAGGACCCAGACTCTTGAGGGGGTGGTGAGGCTGGAGACAGTTTCAAGTTGGGGGCTTTAGCTTCTTCTAGTAATTGCTTCATCATATCTGACATTTTCTCACGTTGGGGAGGTTTTTCCAGTGGTGGGGATGGTGCAATTTGGGCTAATTGCGGTGCGGAGAGTCCAGGGGTGAAAGGTTTTTCTTGTTGCGGCGTGGAGGCTTTGGTCTGTTTTTTGATTTTTCGAGTCGGTGCCAGCGTCGGTATGGTCGGGAGGGTTCGCTTGAGCGATTCCTCGATATTACTGGGTGGAGAAGCGTCTTTGGGCTGTCTTTCCTTTTCGGACATCTTAAACGGGGTCACCGAACTCAATTCCGGTAGCACAGGAGCGAGTTTGACAGTTGGCTCAATTTTAGGAGGCTGAGGTTGGGATACCGAATCTTGAGGCTCCGGAGGAACAGGTGTTGGGGGTGTAGCCTGTTTGGGTGATGGCGTTGCGTTAGGCTTAGGAGCGACTAACGGTTGTGAAGAATGTAAGCGTTCCGGACGCGAAATTTGTGGAGCAATAGGGGGCATTCGAAGATTTTCAAATAACGGGGACTGGTCGTTCAAGGGAGGTTGTTCGGTTGGAGGAGATGGTGCCGGAGTGGCCATTTCTTGTTTGTGGGGCACTACGATCGAGCCAACCGCCCCTTCCAAAAATTCCGATAATCGTTCGGAGGGTGTTGGAATTGGCAAAGGAGGAAGGGCGGCTTCTTTGGGTTCGGTCTTTATTGGTTCTGCTTTTGTTGGCTGAGATTTTTGTTGAGAAGGCGCCGGGGGAGAAGATTTTTTTTGGCTTGAATCCGGAGCCTGCTCCTCCGGTAAAGAAATAAGATTTACCTCGATGGCTCTGAAAGGCTCCTCGACTGTGGATTGAAATCGTAAGAACAGGGCCATCATGATGACGAGGGCATGCAGAAAAACTGAGGTGACGAGTCCCCAACGGAATGAGGAGCTTTCTTGTGAAACATCAGCAGCGAGCCCAAGGGAAATTAGACTTGGGGATTCAGCATGTCCCATTGGTCAAACGCTTAGCGGGAAATCCCGATGGTATCGTCCTCAATTATTGTTTCAATTTTGGGGCCGGTAATCATTCCAAGACGTTCAATTTTGGCCCCTTTGACTTCATCCATGACCTGCACCACTGTTCCATAGGGAACTGTTTGATCCGCTCGCAGATACACCGAAATTAAGGGATTTAAGATTTTGGCTTCTTGAAGTTTGGCTCGTAAATTGACCAAGCTAATAGTGTCGTTACCGAGGGATAAGGTGTGATCTCGCTGAATCGTCACAATCAGGCGTTCTTCCGCTTGTATATTGTTGGAAGATGTTGTTGGGAGATTAATGTCTAAGCCACGATGTAGCATCGGGGCGGTAACCATGAAAATGACCAAGAGAACTAAGACGACATCGACGAGAGGAATGACGTTGATTTCTGAGAGAAATTGTCGAGGCCTTGATCCAGTGGTCATCGGGTCACTTCCACTTCAAAGGCTTTTTCAGATTCTTCAATCGTATTGAGAAATTCAATGGTAAATGCCTCAACTCTGAAGGACATTTTTCGAATTCTAGAGAGAAAATAGTTGTAGGCCATCACGGCAGGAATTGCG contains:
- the miaA gene encoding tRNA (adenosine(37)-N6)-dimethylallyltransferase MiaA; the encoded protein is MKQADIITAWKPIVAIVGPTAIGKSRIGIEVAKILHTEILTADSRQVYRGMDIGTDKPSLAEQQNIPHRLIDLVDPGQSFNAGDFRLHATQDIARLHRLGLLPLVIGGTGLYIRALLRGLCPGPPANWIIRSELAQEAKAQGPAFLYKKLQQVDPELAQRLHPNDQPKVQRALEVYRILGTPLSVIQQQHRFDDAPYPYLLIGLTMERQTLYQRIETRVDWEIQKGLVEETQSLMNQGFSRELGSMKGLGYRQFSGYLAGDYSYEEAVRLLKRDTRHFAKRQMTWFQKEPGILWITLEGSDIPHRAATKIVDHINQFLYTFARLPFPAEPTPDLKSIQSSG
- the mutL gene encoding DNA mismatch repair endonuclease MutL, whose product is MSSTVTGKVHILPDSVSCRIAAGEVVERPASVVKELIDNSLDAGSTLITVEVEEGGRRVIRVMDNGAGMTRTDAQLACQRFATSKLRSEEDLLTLLTMGFRGEALPSIASVSRFSLKTVSPESPLGTETQSMGGVAWEVWDYTGPLGTQVEVRDLFFNTPGRLKFLKTVPTEFSKICYVVQQAAAMHPGIHFRLRHQNHTVLEYPAVSSLQDRLLQIYGPDFLERFLPVTYNAGSFQLTGFTVSPHHARTSRAPQEIFVNGRPIKNTTISHAVHEAYGSFLPKGKHPQYIVFIHLDPQSIDINVHPTKREVRFSHPEFVHMGVLRGIKALFFSQPSPDIISNEHKEAPDPVTPHLPRTTPGSMNVAPASFQHGSEFPRRGTNRPYPLSLFVQEPPSVYGTREQPCEVHSLGQIHHTYLLGQIDQDLFIVDQHTAHERVRFERLLRSWKKKEILQQSLLIPEPVELLPHQGELLEEWLPFLAQAGLDVERFGTTSYVVRAIPAMLGNISVGSLILELLDELSEWQSTDALDNTIKPILATMACQSAVQAGRPMTQAEITILLQDWAQESFPMTCPHGRRVAIKHSLEELHTIFARPLK
- the ybgF gene encoding tol-pal system protein YbgF; this translates as MTHTFSKTAILIGLSLTGGWGCATEPNLTDIQKQVQTLMVQQEASHKQEKQIIDRMETVESQLDEHDFLVGELIKTEEEASLDTRHLLEKLERTSALLREQIEQTRSTTQRRDQDLSIRVKALESRIDNVIHQPRSVSESPESTTPNPANPASNPKEAQTGLPASPEERAGAENEASAFRSAYKVFLNGNYDRASVEFKRFVTNYPSTTLTPQAYYYLGETFYVQKHYDAAKQALEQVISRYPSSKYRSHALYKLGQIMLEIDQRSKAQELWNSIIQDYPDSPESTQAKEQLKKSGLS
- a CDS encoding OmpA family protein, whose protein sequence is MRPAIRVISLLGIIGLSLVSMSGCGEKRIHVSTASGSPGEETETSELDGDSAKVAGTSIDESSLAGQGASTEEVRADAVHPIAPVDPLNFGYDPNHMDQWFKQNSQAGIAPEKDSEIDTSSSAGPLTPFNDGNDISTQSSSSGMNGSDQDQSGTSPFTSQTEFQNDLSNLPKDTEPIPETLQVAKAEPSEIIREQLDKIQEEELATISAGLEDVFFQFDSWALTEEAKDSLERDMAWLTNDSSSLLIIEGHSDQRGTQAYNMVLGKKRAMAVRDFLSQLGVDPSRLTVISYGKDKPFCQDTTEVCYQLNRRGHLLVQN
- a CDS encoding Tol-Pal system beta propeller repeat protein TolB; protein product: MKNALKPPYAILALLAFSVITVSPAFLHGEEADLKATRSEFQKIPIWVMGFSPVQRDTGLSEDIETQVPSVLKADLKRSQIFSIAELPPAKGDFSDNKCMSLSSNLAPHFQKVTVSTWGRIGVGGTSNGVQGIILDACAFDPGQQEVLTGKRYFSLKTTETLTRLMAHRWADELVYRYTGEQGIARTKIAFVGQKENGRELFVMDYDGYDPQQVTADGYLNLMPTWAPDRKSLIYTAYRDRKQLIMKRELATGREEILVSPASLNITASFAPNGKSIAYSAAQDGNSDLYQIELDSRSVKQLTSHNSADLSPSWSPDGRHLAFTSDRGGRPQIYIMDAEGLNVRRLTFDGDYNAAPAWSPKGDWIVYVCRVPSEGFKLCRISPNGEQRKQITNGQSIDDSPSWAPNGRHIVFSSIRRGESQLYIITSEGAGLEKISSAGEHLSSPSWSPFQP
- a CDS encoding TonB family protein gives rise to the protein MGHAESPSLISLGLAADVSQESSSFRWGLVTSVFLHALVIMMALFLRFQSTVEEPFRAIEVNLISLPEEQAPDSSQKKSSPPAPSQQKSQPTKAEPIKTEPKEAALPPLPIPTPSERLSEFLEGAVGSIVVPHKQEMATPAPSPPTEQPPLNDQSPLFENLRMPPIAPQISRPERLHSSQPLVAPKPNATPSPKQATPPTPVPPEPQDSVSQPQPPKIEPTVKLAPVLPELSSVTPFKMSEKERQPKDASPPSNIEESLKRTLPTIPTLAPTRKIKKQTKASTPQQEKPFTPGLSAPQLAQIAPSPPLEKPPQREKMSDMMKQLLEEAKAPNLKLSPASPPPQESGSSSSAQTQPVQSEMDQRIAKLSIPDVTPVESIKNRLQLLEVQPTSNSRNTAAQSSAGTNHYYGMIQDLIQDQWRRTPLVANAPLVVLKFRIFRTGKISQIRIDKGSGNGYYDSAAQRAVNAVNPLPPFPPDISDAFLDVRFQFIKTDQKD
- a CDS encoding biopolymer transporter ExbD; translated protein: MTTGSRPRQFLSEINVIPLVDVVLVLLVIFMVTAPMLHRGLDINLPTTSSNNIQAEERLIVTIQRDHTLSLGNDTISLVNLRAKLQEAKILNPLISVYLRADQTVPYGTVVQVMDEVKGAKIERLGMITGPKIETIIEDDTIGISR